A window of Salvia splendens isolate huo1 chromosome 8, SspV2, whole genome shotgun sequence genomic DNA:
tttgttaatGGTAATGGATATTATTGGTTAAATTCATGATATTGTATAGTTTATGATATGTTTGAGATGCttggtgttgtgattttggttgtaattgtgagtttgtaattgttgttttgtgaatatgtaCTTAGATTTGATGGAGACTTCAAGTTCTAGCGGACAATTATTATATGGACCCGAAGACCCGTCCGTGCTAAATATGCAGAAACatcacatttcaaataaacacaTGAAAGAGGGCACAACACAAGTATTTAAAGTCCGAAGGACAGAAAGTAAGACTTGGGACGTCGAAATTCATGAGAATGTTAGATATTGGCTTGACGCctttggtttcaaaggcgtgatGGATTGTGGGAGGCCCATGAAGGTCGACAATAAGCTGATCACGGCGttgattgagcgttggaggccggagacgcacactttccatctaccgatcggtgaggcgacgatcaccttggaagatgtgcaagccaTTTGGGGCTTGAGGGCAGAGGGTCGCGTTTTCACAGGGCGTGACTATCATGTCAACCCTTGAATGTTTGATGACGACAATGGTGGATCATGGTCTCCTCGTACAACATGAACATCAGCATGCTCTTGTACATTCTCATTCATACCGCAATCAATGCTCATAGGTTCAAACCTCGTAGATGATCCAACACCATGATCAACAATTGGTGGGATGAAGGCATTTCCAATagacgaatactcaacaaataattcaatatgccgagtagaatttagagccgcattgaacataaaaaacacactttcaTCAATGTCAACCCCAGTACATACATAACTCGTACCGGTACCCAAGAAACAATGCCTCCAAGATATTTCGATGAAATGTTGGTtgaatctattcttatcttagcacatatcattgcaactaattcagaTAATGAAACACATGAATTCAATACGATGGAAGCTCTCGCACGAGGAGGATCATAACAAATGCACACTTGAGGAAGTTAAAatattctaccaccccaatataaactcacgaatacttgcatgatttctgcaaaaatatatattcaaaccaacaacaattaaagacaatttttttcaataaaccctaatttagtaagtttaaaataaatttatcaaaaaccctaataatatgcaaataaacaacaaataagggagcaatgttgaaagattgaaggaaacttaccgaaATATGAAGGGAATCACCAAGAAATCGCAAGGAAATCGCCAAGTTTTGTCTCATTCTCTTTCTCTCGCGTATTCTGCCTATTCTGCCTCCAGCACTGATTTAAgcaagttagagacgcatgagcgtcatgcgtctctccctaagacgcatgacgctcatgcgtcgtccgtgaaatttaaaaaaacaataagacgcatgagagtcatgtgtctctcccaaacccagaacaaaaaaaaaagtccagtacaaaCACGGAATGATATCTCTATtctaacacaaaaaaaaaagaaaaaacccctcGGATGAGACTGGGAAAGGAGTTGTTGCAGGCAAATGAATTTGAGGGTGAAGAAACGGATGGGATTCAGCCGTTGGAAGATGTATCAGCGACCGGGAACGAATTACTGGTTGCGAGCGCGGCGGAGGAAGGCTGAGCAGACAACCATGAGAGAGAAGACAGTCTCCTCCCTGCTACTCTCAACATCTCCAATCAATTGAAAAATCTTCAACTTCTTTCAAAGATACCGATTCGGAAATTGTGATGGATTATGGAGCTTGCACCTAGGTTGTCAATGGTAGAGCGGTAGAGGAAAACAAATGGGGCAAATCTGGAATCGGTCGGAAGAAGTGAACCGATAAATAATTAGTGAGAAATAGCATCAACCAAAGCcgtcttagagcatccacaatggcggcgagcggtccggctagccgattcccggcactggccggtccgctcgccgaaccattgcagccggcgagcggcAAATCGGTGAGAAAAAcagcgagcgcacgccgattttcgggagctggccgatgcgctcgccgatcagctggccgccattgcaggctcctgATCGGCGagccgattttttatttatttttatttaatttttgaaacactatatatacgcgatttgcacgtcattttcattcgcaccacttgttttaacgagttttctctctatcttaatttctgtacaagagcaacaacgcgaaatggagcacaacaacgagtctaccccagtgacgagcgggtctcaaactcccacggtacccgtgggaagtggatggggtccgatggccgggtactacaacatgtacccttggcagcagatgatgtccgggatggcatccgggggtagtatgccgggatggcagacatgcagggcgggcagggggtaccggggatgcaatccgggatgcagatgatgccggggtggcagTCAGGGATGCAGCCgaggatgcaggggacgccgggggggacaacgtctatcgtcccagttttgattttttgactgcttcttcgcacacatcgaccccatcggagacgcagttcactgggtgtgatactttctccttagaggagttggggatagatctcggggatgcggacactcccgttcaaacagGGGGAGTAGGGCAgggtcggggcgcgccaaagaagaagaagggcaaagggaagggcaagagggtggtcggcgagtcgtcgcagccggctgatgacgacagcccgacacggaggaagtggacggatgcggagaacgtcgcgctgtccaaggcttgggtgagtgtttgcgatgatcccctccattcgaacaatctgaggatcgtcaacttgtgggctaaaatatcagcagcctacaaggcattttgcccggaggggaggccacacagcgGCGCACTCGCCCAATTGGTCAAAGGCGGGTGCAACGGGCCCgccaggggtcccaggaggtccagtcggcatacCCCTGTTGGCAAGTCGACagccgagctcgccttcttcgcgcgtaAACAAACGAgggctcagatgtacaagatcttagctgactgGAAGGAAGCAACTGACCCGTGGAGAAtaggtttcttcactcaatgctcgagagtatgcgggtcgatttggatgccgccgcggcacagttggggggctcagacgcgggcgGCCACGacgagtgaggcggaggcgggggtcATGCGTGGAAaaggtttttttaaaaaaattaatgtactttttataaatttaaatgttattattgaatttttttatattaatttatatttttttgaaattaatttactttttttaatttaaatattattattgaattttcccgtatatgtgtcgtaaatttaatttcgtattttgtgtgattgttaattatttgttttttataattttgtttattgtggctagcctattgcttgtccagttgcttgtcctgatgatgtgtcaggaggagtttttagtgctgatgatgtggcaggaggagttgtggctagcctatggctgaCCTATttaccattgtggatgctcttagctcCCTTAATAAAATGGCTAGCGATCCATTTTTGTCTTTCGGTATGGAACAGCTTTAAATCTTTGGGTCAGTTATATCACCCATTGAGGTGCCTACAAATCAGCGCGGGGAATAGTCACTGGTGCCGCCGGTGGATACcttgctaagagcatccacagcggagAGCACACCGATGTccatccgtgccagcggcacagcactgctgtccgccgctgcgctcttgccgctggcacgacgctgctcttagctaagagcacgtccgtgtcagcgagcagggcgacgtggcgcgtttctattagccgttggcattttcttttttaaaaaaaattaaaactaatatcaaaaattaaaaaatatatatttttggattcccaaaaatatacagattttattaccagctttttgaaattttttttgaaaaaatttaatcctaaaatcatctataaatacacacattcatcatccatttgggcgaaattcggccaagaatagtgggtttttttttaattttatgaatttaattatgtaatttttaatttttaggatttaaattatgtaattttttttaatttttaagactttaatgaagaaaattttaaaaaaaatttgaattttttaaaaaaaaaaattcatttttttaaaaaaaatttgaattttaatataaaaaaaattcaaacggtaatgttaccattttgttttttttattttcaaatttttttttactttttttttctttactctataaataatcctatttcatactcatttcacacacaaacacacatttattcctctcaaatcctctctatatcCACTCTAATTTCCATCTCAAATCAAcccaaactaatggatccttttgagtaaatgcgtcaaataatggaacaatcacttgaagaagatcgacgacgggaggcggaggaagccgctccgcccccacgacgctcccggacgtacatccatcgtaaccgggaggaagccgccacAAGGTTAGTACGTgtctacttctgcgataacccgatttggggagatacctacttccgtcgccgtttccgcatgagtaaaccgctatttctccacatcgcgaatactttggcggcccgagaagagttcttccgagaagggttcgacgcggtcggccgtcccagccacacgacgttgtagaaatgtactgcagcaatccgtcagcttgcgactggacaaacagccgacatgttcgacgaatacctccacatcggagacaccactgggcgcacgtgcttgctcaaattctgcaaaggcgtccgggcagccttcaccgacgaatttctccggagacCAAGCACGACCGACTGTCAGTTCCttctcaacctgcacgaacaagtgcacggattccccgggatgcttggcagtgtcgattgcatgcactggcaatggaagaattgcccggtggcttggagaaggtcctacacgagcggccacaaaggcacccacccaaccgttgtactctaggccgttgccgactaccgactttggatctggcacgcgtacttcggggtccctggctcgaacaacgacgtaaacgttctccaccagtccgacctctttaccgaagttttggatggtaaagcgccggccatcaacttcgtcgccaacaaccggctgtataaaatggggtactatctcgccgacgacatctacccgaagtggccgaccttcgtgaagacgtgcagcaggcctgcAAACCCAAAGcatgctctttttgcgcagaagcatgaggctgctcgcaaggatgtggagagggcgttcggggttctccaagcgcacttcaacatcatcaaagccccggctcgttcgtggttcatggagagcatggtcgacatcatgtatacgtgcataatcttgcacaacatgattgtccgagacgaaggacccgaggcgggaaattggttcgaccccgaatcccccggaagctcaaccgcaagtagtccgccgcgaagtggagcgcatccgtctatacaagacggttggctattcgggcaaggacacgcgactctagcgcccacgccTAACTCCAAGAGGATATAATTTAGCACATTTGAGAAAACTTTTgcggagaatattaaattatgtcatttttatttttttaggattttaattatgtcttttttctattttttttattttaagttgtaatgttgttttaattttaatgaagtgttttttaaatttaattgggttggaaataaaaataaaaaatgaaattgaatgaatagtaatttaagagacggagcgttgcaggttccgtcccttagttaaaggatgaagtgaaaaaataCAGTGGGGCCTTTAAATAGTactttaagggacggttaagggacggtatgGAGACAACgcagtggatgctcttaacatCCACATCTGTCTTAGACTACTACACTTCCTGCAAATGCCCCTTAAGTAAATGCTGCCAGATATGAGAAACCATACAGACTCATAATATTGCATTTGGCATTTCAATAGTACAAAATAGAGTAAATTGAACGGAGAACTAAATTTATCAGTTGTATTGttaagaataaaattccacattAATTGCTTAAACTATTTCTAACCTATGGGATTGATGGTATGGCGAAGAGGAGAGAGTAAAAGATATACTATAAGCATAAATATatgcatattttatttatcCTTTTTATGAGGTGTGAGAGTGACTCagataataatagtaatactgctactgctactgctactACTACCTTTCAATTTCAATGAATATGAAGCAAATGCACTCTGTCACAAACCGCAACACTCCACAGAAATGGATGAAGAAAACAGTACAACTGATCATTCGTCCACACTACCCCAAGCTATTCTTCTGATTTCTTCCCTGATTTctctctcccattccatcaaagtCTTCTCCCCCAAATGGCAAATCATCCGCTCCAAATTCCAAGACCTCCTCTCCAATCTCACCGCCATCCACAACTGCCAATCCGCCGCACAGATTCCATCTCTCCCGCCACTTCTAGACTCCATCTTAGCCACTCTCTGCAGCTGCGACGGCCTCGCGAAGCAGTGCCTGAACCTCTCCTACAGCGGGAAGCTGCTTATGCAGAGCGATCTCGACATCGTCTCCGCCAAAATCGACGCTCACATCACCACCATTCTCGACATCTACGCCGCGGGACTGCTCGCCCGCGGCGACGCCATCGTTGTTTCCCGGCCCAGCGCCGCCGCGTCGATGGAAGATGTCAGATTCTACGTCGTCGATTTGCTGTCGAGGTTCAGGATTGGGAGCGTTGAGATGAAGAAGCAAGCGCTCCTCGCTTTCAATCAAGTGATTCAGGAAGATGAGAGATACGTAACCGTCGCTCTGCAGCTCGATGATTTCATCGGATTTCTGGTAAACTTACTCGATGGTGAAATTCAGCAAGAGGCTGCGAAGTGTGTGTGCTTAATTGCACAGATTGAGTGTTGCAAGAGCGCATTGATTGGTGCAGGGGTGATTGCTCCTTTGATTAGGGTTCTCGAATTgggggacgaagagagtaaaaAGCTCGCCGCCACGTGTCTGCTTTCAGTAACGGAGAATTCAGAAAATGTGTGGTCTATTTTGTCACATGGAGGGATCACTGCCCTCTTGAAGATCTGTAGCGGCGGCAGCGGTGTGGAATTGGTCGCGCTGGCTTGTGCGGTGCTGAAGAATCTCGTCGGAGTCGAAGAAGTCAAAAGGTTCGTGGTGGAGGAGGGCGGGATTTCTCTATTCGTTAACCTGGCAAAGTGTAAAGAGGAAATCATCAAAATTAGGTCAGTTGATTTGCTGCAAACCATGGCTTGCAACGATGAATATGTAAAGGAAATTATCATTGAAGAAGGTGGGATTCGAGCATTAGTGAGAGTCTTCTGCCCAAAATCGACCTTATCAACGAAGACAAGAGAGATGGCATTGAGAGGGATAGTGAACATATGTTGCTCATCGCAAAATTCACTACATTTGCTGGTGAATTACGGTTTCATGGATCACATTCTCTACTTCCTCCGACACGGGGAGGTCTCCGTCCAAGAACTGTCATTGAAGACGGCGTTTTGGCTATCCGGGACTTCAGAGGAAGGGAGGAAGGTGATGGGGGAAGCAGGGTTCATGCCGGTTTTGGTGAAGCTTCTAGACTCGAAATCGGTGGAGATTCGGGAGATGGCGGCGGAGACGATATCGAGCATGATTGTGGTTCCGAAGAACAGGAAGAAGTTCGTGCAGAGCGATCAGAATCTGGGGCTGGTGCTGCGGATGCTGGAGGTGAACAATGCAGTGAACAAGAACCTGCTGCTGTCGATACTGACGTCGCTGACGAGCAGCAGCGCTGCTGCCAGGAAGAAGATTGAGACTTCCGGATACCTTAAGCACATCGAGAAGCTTGCGGAGGCTCAGTTTTCTGATGCTAAGAAAATTGTCAGAAAGATGTCTTCCAATAGATTAGGCACCATTCTCAGTGGAATCTGGCATTCTTGATTCTTTTTTAGAGCCTCCCTTGTATTTACAAACACTCCTTTTTTTTAGTGATGAAGATGATTACTGGGCATTTTGCATTTTCAGATTCTGCACATGGTGAATGGTTATGGAATCAAGTGGAGATGAGAGCATGTCAAGTGTTGGTTTAGCATTTGATGAAGAAGAATGTGATAGTTCATCAGATGCATAACGTAATTGTAAGAGCATCTTCAGTGGTCGGCGAGCGAGcggctcgccgaactattgcagccggcgagcgccaaatcggcgagaatttcggcgGGCGCTCGCCGATTCTCTCGCCGATCGGTtcgccgctattgcagcctccagatcggcgaggaaccggcgagcgatttttttttaaaattttcgaaacactatatattattagagaatttttccgtatatgtgtcgtaaatttaattccgtattttgtatgattgtttaattatttgtttttagtgctgatgatgtggcaaggctatggctgggctattgtttGTCCAGTTACTTGtccagctgatgtggcaggaggaatttagtgctgctgatgtggcatgactgggttatggctgggctattgcttgtccgccgaccactggagatgctctaaaagaTTAATTCttggagtatttgtttttttgttaacACAAATTACATGCATGTTACTATGATAAGAAATTGGTTTAAGGTAGATTGTAATTATTTAATGCATATGCCAGTTAAGGTGGGGACTAGTGGCCTAACATGAAAATATGTGATACAGTATAATTCTTGGATCGGTAAAATTGATATGTGCATTGAATGATTATTGACAATGGTTTTTCATCTTTTTAGATCAATAATTGTTGGCCCCCATGCTTTTGCCAATCCAAATTTCTTGCCTGCTGGAgtataatgtttttatttactGAATTTAGGAACTAGTGTCCTCTTATGTGATGTACCATTAGTAATTTACAAATTTAACACtgtttcattttaaataaatagaaaaaagaagACTAAAGTCTATTTTTAGTCCCAAATATATaaccattttataatttttgtccaacacattatcttttggatctTTGAATCCCgaacaaacaaaaacaatcCACAAATGATCATTTTTTTGCGGTGGAGAAATGCAATAGAGAAAATGGTCATCTTTGAATGTAATTATTTACTCAATCAGAAACATTATTTAGCGGTGGAGAAATGCAATGGAGAAGACATGGCTTAAGTCATCATCGTAATTGGTACGATGTCGTTTGCGGAACAGCACCTCATCCTGTGTTTATAAACACTAGAGAGGATCATATCCCCGAGAGCTAACAGAGAGATGAAAGATTGATTTCAAGGAAATGAGATGGATCTGATCTTGTTgattctattttcttttatttatttaagataATTTCTATTTAGAAATGTTTAGTGAAATGGATCTGatcttgttattttattttgaaaatggTTGTTGAATTAAATGAGTGTTAGGCCTGATAACCACATGAAAATGCATATCAAGAGCACATTCAATGCAACATTTCTCCTTGGATTTAAAATAAGATTATAACAAATTGTTCACCACAAAGACAAACTGACATTCTTCAGAAAGATTCATGCATGTACACAACAGGAGATGTTGATCATGACAGTCAAAGAAGAGAAACATCATAGTAAGAGTAACCTACAACATTTACCTCGTTATCCATCCTTAATCCTTGATTAGTCAACACTTACATAAATGATGTTAAAAACCTAATACCATAAATAACTGCTCTATGGTCTGATCTTTCAGACAGAGCTAAGACTCACCAGGAATGCGTAGCGCCACCTCATCACTGTTAATCGTTCGTTGGCTATTTTCTAACATCCTTAAGCCATTGACAATGCTACAAGAAAATAGGAAATATCAACTCTAAGGGTGCAGAGATCTTCTCTTGCAATTGAACCTCTACTCAATTTTGAAGAATTGGAGAAGGATCTAGAAGAGCATATTGTTCTGCAAGCATGACAACGAGTTATTCGAGAAGATCTAGAAACTTCTTTATGTAAGAGAAGAGAACAAAGATTGACCTAGAATGGCTTTCCCTTGACTGACAAAGTGTGAGAACATCTGGTGGGGCATCGCGTCTTGGCCATGCTACAGAACGATAGACGTAGACTTTGTGAGGTTGGTCTTCATCACATCCTTTCTTTATAATCACTTCAACATTGAGTCTTGGATTCTCCCACGCGAGTAGTCTGCAACCTTTCATCGTCACACTGCATGATTGCATCCATAATGACCGCATCATCTCATATTTCTCTCGTCCAAAGAGGAGAGAGCAGAGTCTCCAAAGGGGCAATCTCTCATCTCGAGCTTCCTCAGCTTAGGACAGCCTTCCAAGATACAATGCATTCCAAAATCGCTACTGCCAACAAAAGCAATAGACAGAGTCTCAAGATCTTTAGCATACTTGCCAATATACTCAAACGTCTGATCAGTCAGAAGGCCTGAAACTGAAAGCCTTTTAATTTTCGTACAGGTTTTGACAACAGCACCAAAGCCGTCATCCAAGGGACCGTTTGTGAGGTAATCTCATTGGTACGGGGTCATAATGCATAAACGGAAGTGGGTAAAATCAACAGCTCAAACCAACAGCCTCAAGCCCCTTGTCTTCAACTGAATCCATGACCTACATATGGAGGGAACTTTGAGATATTGACTACAAGTAAGGAGAAATTAAGCATAACTATAGTTGAAGAGATAAGTCACTAGAATTAAAGTACACTACTttaaagaaggaagaaactgcAATAATGCCAATCCATGGAGAAACGTCTTACAGAAAAATGAGAACGGCAAcaacaaattttcaaattatttagGACTTATTCAGTGCGCGTATAGCTAATTTTGCACTTAACTGATAGTTTATATGATGGAGCAGATTTTAATATCGTCTTCTTATTTTATGATCATCAAGTTTCTCCAATAATAAAACTTCATaaagtagtaaaaacaaattCTTACCCAAAGGCATCGTAAATTGGGGCAG
This region includes:
- the LOC121746045 gene encoding vacuolar protein 8-like, which produces MDEENSTTDHSSTLPQAILLISSLISLSHSIKVFSPKWQIIRSKFQDLLSNLTAIHNCQSAAQIPSLPPLLDSILATLCSCDGLAKQCLNLSYSGKLLMQSDLDIVSAKIDAHITTILDIYAAGLLARGDAIVVSRPSAAASMEDVRFYVVDLLSRFRIGSVEMKKQALLAFNQVIQEDERYVTVALQLDDFIGFLVNLLDGEIQQEAAKCVCLIAQIECCKSALIGAGVIAPLIRVLELGDEESKKLAATCLLSVTENSENVWSILSHGGITALLKICSGGSGVELVALACAVLKNLVGVEEVKRFVVEEGGISLFVNLAKCKEEIIKIRSVDLLQTMACNDEYVKEIIIEEGGIRALVRVFCPKSTLSTKTREMALRGIVNICCSSQNSLHLLVNYGFMDHILYFLRHGEVSVQELSLKTAFWLSGTSEEGRKVMGEAGFMPVLVKLLDSKSVEIREMAAETISSMIVVPKNRKKFVQSDQNLGLVLRMLEVNNAVNKNLLLSILTSLTSSSAAARKKIETSGYLKHIEKLAEAQFSDAKKIVRKMSSNRLGTILSGIWHS